The DNA sequence TGGTTATTTTTTAAAGAAGTATAGTCACGCAAATTTTCAATTTTAACCGAAACAATATTTTCTTTTATTGCGCGACCTACAATTGAACTTTCAACAAAATTTTCAAAGAACTTAGGAAATAAAGTTAAAACTGTTATTTCCAAACTATTTACTTGTCTTTGTGTCATTAAATTTTTTCATAATTCCGTTTTGAGATAAGATTTTACGAACTGTGTCTGAGGGTTCAGCACCGTTTTTTAATCATTTTAATGTTACTTCTTCACTAATTTTTACATCTTCGTTTAACGGATTGAATGTTCCTAATTGTTCAATATATTCCCCACTTAATTTAGCACGAGAATCGATTGCTACAATACGGTAAACAGGTTTCTTTTTAGCACCCATTCTTCATAGTCTTAATTTAACCATCGATATTCCTTTCTTGTTTAAAAACAAGGACATTTTACTTAATAAAAAAAAATAAGTCAAGTAATTTTACTTGACTTACTTAATATAAATTAGTTTATAACAATTATTCTTGATTAAATATTTAAACCTAAGAATAATGTAATTAAAACAAATGATGCTAATAACAGTGTTGAAAAAATGTTTAGCACAATTGCTATGTAAAAAGCATATTTTTCTGATGGCAATAAATTTGTTGATTTTCTAAATTTCACGAAATTTTCAAAAATTGTGTAAGCATGAAGAGCGAAAGAAACTAAAGCTAATGCAGCTAAAGTTAACAATAATCCTTTTTTAAGTTCAACTGCGTTGATTGTTCCTTCATAAACGCCCAAAACGTCTAACAATCAGAATAACGATAATACACTTATCAATAATCCAACAAAAATAGATAAAATCGATTCTATTAAATATATTGAAGATTTCGCAATTTTGTATTCATTATAAAAATTTCTTGCAGTAATGAAGTACCCTGGAACATTAGCTATAGCTGCAATTAATGCGATTAATGTAGCAGCTGTCGCTGTTGTTGGTAACGGTTTAACATTAGAACTAATAACAACAGTTCCATGTATAAATGATACGATTGCTAAAGCTGCAAAAAACAACGTTAATCATCATACATTTTTCTTTGCAAATCTAATTGCAACAATATCGTGACCTGCTTTTCATTTTTCAACTTCAGTTTTAGATAAAATAACTGAATATAATTTAAAAAAAATTACAACAAGTATTGAAAAAATTCCTTGTAAAAATCATCCCCAATTAGATAAATCAGTGAATGTTTGATTACTTTGTGCCTCAAAAAAATGAGTAATATTCATTTTTAATTTCCTTTCTTTATGGTTATAAATACCTTGTTAATTTTATACAAAAAATGCCATCAAAACAATGGCATTTTTTATTGAAATTAAATTTATGCAAATATATTATGCGACGTCATCGGGAATTCCCATTCAGCCAATAAAATTAACATAAAAACGATAATTGTTGCTGTTAAAACAAGAGCATGAGCAAATTTTGCAATGTGTGTTCATCTATTAACTTTATCAGTTGTTTTTAATGCTTTCATTAGTAACATTAAACTTACAATAACAAATCCAAATGCAGTTAGAATAGCAATTATCGAAACAATAAAAGCAACTAATGTCACATTTGAAACAAAGTTTGGATCTGGTACTGCTAATTTAAATTTATTTAAATCAATAGGAGGTAATAAGCTTGCATCATCAAACTGCAAACTCATTTCAAATCCATAATATCCTCATATAATAGAAATTAATATTAGAAAAACACCTAGTACTAACTCTAATCAAGCTTCGAAAGAAGATAAAAATTTAATTTTTCCTTGTGATGCTCTATTTAAGTAAATAATTGTTCCTGATAAATATAAGCAATTTAAACCAATAAATGCCATAAATACTGCTCCCACAACAAATAGCGTTTTTGCAACTGATAAGTTTGCTGGAATTAAATGAGCAACGGTTTTTCCAATGATAATATCTCCTCTTAATAATTCGATATTAAAACCTTGCATAATACTAATGAATCCTAATAATACAAAAAAGAAGCTTAATCATCTTGCATTATGGATTGATAATTGTGAATATTTCACATCATCTAAATAAACTGTTTTATCTACATCTTTGTTATTACGTAGTTTTATAACTACTTGAAATATATAAGAAATCGCTGTTGTAAACGCACAAAAAATAAGCGCAACTCAACACGATTGTTCAAAATTTTGTCAATTCATGTTTCCCCTTTATATGTTTACACATATTGTTTTAATTATAATTAAAAAAGAAATTAAAAAACAACTTTTTTTAATTATTTAAGTTGATTTAATGGATTATTCGGCATGTTTTTAAATTGCTTCATTAAAGTTTTAGCTTGTTCAAACTGATTCATCAATTTATTAAAATCTTGAGCTGTTTTTCCAGAACCTTTAATAACTCTTTGTTTTCTTGAAGGTTCTTTTAAAAGTTTTGGATTTTTACGTTCTTCTTTTGTCATTGAACTAATTAAGGTTTCAAATAATTTCAATTTTTTTTCAGCTTCATCAAAATCAACATTACCTAATTGCCCCATATTCGGCATATATTTCATAATATTTTTTAACTTACCTAATTTTTTCATTTGTTTTAATTGATCTAGTAAATCTTCAAAATCAAATTTACCATCAATAAATTTCTTAGCATCTTTTTTTTGTTTATCTAAATCAATCGCTTCTTCAATTTTTTCAGTTAATGTTTCAATATCTCCAAGACCCAAAATACGATTAACTATTCTATGAGGATTAAATACTTCTATATCTCCTACTTTTTCTCCCGTACCTGCTAATTTAATTGGTAACTTCATTAAATAGCTAATACTAATTGCGGCTCCACCTTTGGCATTTCCATCTAGTTTAGTAATAAAAAATGATGATAATTCGATAGCATCATGAAATGTTTGAGCTACATTAATGATATCTTGCCCAGATAGTGCATCAATAGTCATAATTGTTTCTGCTGGTTTTACAATCTTCTTAATTTGATGCAATTCATCCATTAATTCTTTATTGGTGTGCAATCTTCCGGCCGTATCGTAAATCACAATATCATAACCTTCATAATGAGATTTATGATAGGCTTCCTTCGCTAAATCAACAGGATTTACTTTCGTTCCTTTTTCAAGAACTTCTATATTTAAGGATTCACCTAATGTTTTTAATTGATCGATTGCGGCTGGACGATAAATATCACACGCCACTAATAAAATTTTTTTAGTTGGATATTTTGATTTTAGATAATTAGCCAATTTTGCTACCGATGTTGTTTTTCCAGTTCCTTGCAAACCAACAAACATAATATTAAGTGGAAAGTTAGAAAGATTTAAATCGTGTCTTTTTTGGTTTAAAATATTGAACAGTTCCTCATGAATTAATTTTTTAATCTGATATTGAGCCCCTGAATTTTTATATAAATCTTTTGACAAAATATCTGAACGTAATTTATCAATAAATTCACGGACAACTTTAATATTTACATCAGCTTCCAATAAACCCGTTCTTATATCTTTTAATAATTGATTTACATCGTCTGGTTTTAGTGTCTTATGTTTCCCTAGTTTTTCTAAAGACTTATTAAATTTTTCGGAAA is a window from the Mycoplasma sp. (ex Biomphalaria glabrata) genome containing:
- the rpsP gene encoding 30S ribosomal protein S16 gives rise to the protein MVKLRLWRMGAKKKPVYRIVAIDSRAKLSGEYIEQLGTFNPLNEDVKISEEVTLKWLKNGAEPSDTVRKILSQNGIMKKFNDTKTSK
- the ffh gene encoding signal recognition particle protein gives rise to the protein MFDFISEKFNKSLEKLGKHKTLKPDDVNQLLKDIRTGLLEADVNIKVVREFIDKLRSDILSKDLYKNSGAQYQIKKLIHEELFNILNQKRHDLNLSNFPLNIMFVGLQGTGKTTSVAKLANYLKSKYPTKKILLVACDIYRPAAIDQLKTLGESLNIEVLEKGTKVNPVDLAKEAYHKSHYEGYDIVIYDTAGRLHTNKELMDELHQIKKIVKPAETIMTIDALSGQDIINVAQTFHDAIELSSFFITKLDGNAKGGAAISISYLMKLPIKLAGTGEKVGDIEVFNPHRIVNRILGLGDIETLTEKIEEAIDLDKQKKDAKKFIDGKFDFEDLLDQLKQMKKLGKLKNIMKYMPNMGQLGNVDFDEAEKKLKLFETLISSMTKEERKNPKLLKEPSRKQRVIKGSGKTAQDFNKLMNQFEQAKTLMKQFKNMPNNPLNQLK